ACATTCCTGAGCATCCGTATTTGTCTTTGAACTCGTACAGGGGGATATAACACTGCACCAGAGGCGGCTCAGTAGCTCTCAGAGCTATTTCTGCAAAGCAGTTCCAAACACACTGAATGCAGAGCTCTCTGAATACTTTGCAGTCAGCTCTATGCAGCATGTCATCCAGGCATGGAATTCACTGCCATAAGAGGATGTTGAGTTAAAGGCTGTAGCTGAGTTTCTTGAAGGGTTGAAAAGCCGCCTGGTTAGTTTAGGAAATAGAACTGACTTTCTCTTTGGGGGGCCTTTAGTTTGTAGAGGGTCTAGGGCTGCTGGGTCTAAGTCAGGGTGCTGATGCTGAGCTGCTAAACTGTCAGACAGGAAATGAATGGCTGTGATTTTCACTAGGAGAATAACCTCTCCTTTTATTCGGTGTTTTGATTATTTTGCGCAGGAGTGGCATAAAGAGACGTTTCTCTTGCTCAGAACTTCACCAGAAGTTTCTCACAAAACTCTCACCATATGTGACACTctctgagaagaaagaaaggaaaaaaaagcctataCCAGGCTAGACaggaaatctgtttctttttccttacagtTTTGTTTCCACCAGGGCTGGTGAATGCAGCATGCAAAGCAGCTGTGATTCCAGCACAGCTAGGGCTAGAGGATTTTAGAATGGTTTGTACTctggcaaaaaaccccactccaAGCTAACAACACATGGGGACAAATAacgggaagggaagaaaagacagaaactgtCCATGAGGTCAGGTGATTAAGTATTTTTGGACTGCCAAGGTGGTGATCTTAAGTGACGATAATGTATTATGCAGTGGAAAGCTAATGAGACCAGGTCTGTTAAACATGGATTTGGTGTTACTTAGCCCTGAAGTGCTTCAAATTACACAGGCCCCGGTTGTATTTTGATCACCTCGCCTGCCTTGACAAAGTGAGCAGAAGGCTTTTATATAATGTACATGATCCTATACTGTAGGGAACAATCCTGCACTGGCAGGGGAGGGAAGCTGATGACATAATGGGTCTTCTCCATCTCGAAGTTATGTGATTCATCAACTAAATGAATTCAGCGGGATAAAGCAGCATGAAAGGCCAATTTCCTTGTAACACGCTGCCTACCGATTAACTCTTCCCTCCCAGTTTCAGCCACACCGCTCGGGACCCAGCCTGCACCACCACGTCCAGAAGGCTCTGGCTGCACAGCCTCACCTGCTATCGGGCGtacggcggggcgggggggccgCGACCGGGACCTCGGGCCGAACGGAGACGTGCCAGCCCAGCACCACGGGCGCTCCGGgacactgcaggagcagctgcctCCCTCCGTGTGGGATGTGTAAAGCCCTACACCACCCCAGCCGCCCCCTTTGCAGGTGTCTGCGGGCTGCGAGCTGGCGAACGGGTCCTCTTGTGCACAACCCCCGACTCCCGTCGCCCCTTGTCCCGGGGCCCCGCTGCGGTCCGTGCCGTCCGGGTCCGGAGCCTGCATTGCGTCGGGGGCGCGGCGCGCAGCGcgccgcggcggcggggccgcgctgTCGGGCGCCCCAGGGGGTGCAGCGTGCCTGCCTCCGCTCCTCCCGCTGATCCCGTGCgttccccccccatccccaaaaCCCGTCCCCCCGCCCTCCGCTCCCCGAGCTGCACCAAACAGCTCTCAGGTTTCTGCTGATACTGCAGCGTCAAGAAATGGCTCGAGTTTGCTCCTTGCTCTTATGCATTCAGCAGCCCTCTCGCTCCTGCCACACGCgtccagctcctgcctcctgctgctgctgctgctgctgccgggaCGAGCCAAGACTGACTCCGGGGATGCGGCTGCAGGACTGCGGCTCTCTGACATCTCTCCAGCCGCCACTGCCCAGCGCCCGGCTCCTCTTCCAGCTATCTTAGGGgcagagagcaggagagccagcAGCTATCTAGGACTCCTTGATTTTATTTACTAACTCAAGCCTTTTGACAAAGGTACTTTGCACTCTTTTAAACcaactcccccaccccccactgCGGTTCTCGGCAGAAAACTAATTAAACCCACTCGCCCTTGATGCAGCCTAAGACAGTGTATGAATATTTCAGTGTCTCGCAGGCAGCCCTGTAAAGCGATCGCTGTATTATtaagaggggcacaagaagaggaggagggttGAGTTTGCCGCTgcggtttttgttttggtttggcttttttggaTGCTGCTGCAAGGCGACTTGACGCATTCCGACACTGGCTCCTACTCCTAACCAGCGCATAGCACTCGGAACAGGTAAGGAAatccccttctcccctcctcgTGGCTGGACTCTGTTTTGGACAGTTTGGGTCCGGCTTGTCGCTCTCCCTCCCCTCGTCTCTCTCTCAGTTGTGTTTAGCTGCTGTAAAGCAAGAGAGGAGATGCTTTGCTCCCCCTCCCCTTATTCCCCTGATTGGTGTGATGAAGttgtcagtgctcagctgagtCTCCACTGTCTGTGAAGTGGGGAGTGCGGCGGTCAGGAGACTTATTGCAGGAGTCGACCCCACTGAAGTTGCCTAAGAAGCCCTCCTGATGTGCTTAGGGTACCGCAGAGTCCACATCGGCCCCTTCCTGCCTTGGAGGCCCCGGTGCATGTCTGGGGATGTGTGGGAACGTGTAGGGGTTCTGCATGTGCTGCTGTAGTGGGCAGAGCGGGATGCTCTTGCTGGTGTGAAAGCCAATCCATTGCGCCTGAGCGTGTATGTGTGGTGGGGTTTGGGGGCTGGTTTATTATGTTTCTCTCCTCCCTGTCAGCCTCCATCCTGCAAGTGAGCTTTATGCCTTCAAAAGAAGGTTATCTCCATCACTCCCTTTCCAGCACATAAGAGGAGAGGACCGGGGCAGTGTGGGGGGGCAGGCGATGGAAATTTGCTGAGTTGGCATTGCAAGGACTCACCTCCCAGCAGCCccgtgatttatttatttatttacttatttatttatttgtgtgtatgtgtatgtgtgtgtgtgtgtgtgtgtgtgtgtggtaaCTTCgtgacagcagctgcagagatggTCCAGTCAGCGAGAAAAGTGGACGGATCGAGTTAAAGGCAAAAGGAGACGGCTGGGGAGGGGACCTCAGCCTGGGGGTGCACTCCATAGACCTTCAGCCTCCCGGCTTGGGGTACAGGACCCCTCACCTTACCTGCCCTCTTCCCCCCTTAAAGGTacttcttccctctttcttcaCCCTCCCATCATCCCTAATGCCTCTCCCTTCGTCccacctctcctttcccctttttgttATTTCCATCCTTTAGGCTTCTCATCCATCCCTTCCTCAAGCTCTCCATCCGAACTCATCATCCCTCCCTGCAGACTCTGAGCCtccccccaacccctcccctgAACTGTCCTGGGAGGCTCTCTGCtctcctccatcctcctccccactCTCTAgtccctcttccctctcttctcctcccctgCCCCTGGGTCCCCTTTCCCGTGTGCCACCATGACCGTGATGGCTGGAGAGAACATGGATGAGACTTCTGCGCTACCTGGCCACCCCCAGGATAGCTACCAGCCCGCTGCCCACGATGACCATGAGTGTTGCGAGCGCGTAGTGATAAACATTGCTGGACTACGCTTTGAGACGCAGCTGAAGACCTTAGCCCAGTTCCCCAACACTCTGCTGGGCAACCCCAAGAAGCGCATGCGGTACTTTGACCCCTTGCGCAATGAGTACTTCTTTGACCGGAATCGGCCCAGCTTTGATGCCATCCTCTACTACTATCAGTCTGGGGGGCGGCTCCGCCGGCCAGTCAATGTGCCCTTGGACATGTTCTCTGAGGAGATCAAATTTTATGAGTTGGgtgaggaggccatggagaaaTTCAGGGAAGATGAAGGATTCATCAAAGACGAGGAGAGACCCTTGCCGGAGGGGGAGTACCAGCGTCAAGTATGGCTCCTCTTTGAATACCCAGAGAGCTCTGGGCCGGCAAGGGTCATTGCAATAGTCTCTGTCATGGTGATCCTCATCTCCATCGTGATATTCTGCCTAGAGACATTACCTGAGCTAAAAGAAGACAAGGAATACACAGTGCATCGCACTGACAACACCACCCAGGTCTACAAATCCAACATCTTTACAGATCCCTTCTTTGTTGTGGAGACCCTGTGCATCATCTGGTTCTCCTTTGAGCTGGTGGTGCGCTTCTTTGCTTGCCCCAGCAAAACTGAATTCTTCAAGAATATCATGAACTTCATTGACATTGTGGCCATCATCCCTTACTTCATCACCCTGGGCACCGAGATGGCCGAGCAGGAGGGGACTCAGAAAGGAGAGCAGGCCACTTCCTTGGCCATCCTGAGAGTCATCAGACTGGTAAGAGTCTTTCGAATCCTCAAACTCTCCCGGCACTCTAAGGGTCTCCAGATTTTGGGACAAACCCTCAAAGCAAGTATGAGAGAGCTAGGTTTGCTgatcttcttcctcttcattgGGGTGATTTTGTTCTCTAGTGCGGTATATTTTGCTGAGGCTGAAGAACCTGAGTCTCatttctccagcatccctgatGCTTTCTGGTGGGCGGTGGTATCCATGACCACTGTGGGCTATGGTGACATGTACCCTGTGACAATTGGAGGCAAAATCGTAGGCTCCTTGTGTGCCATCGCTGGTGTGCTGACAATTGCCCTGCCCGTACCTGTCATCGTGTCCAACTTCAACTACTTCTACCACCGAGAaacagaaggggaagaacaggcTCAGTTACTTCACGTTAGCTCCCCTAATTTAGCATCTGACAGTGATCTCAGTCGCCGCAGCTCCTCCACAATCAGCAAATCTGAGTACATGGAAATCGAAGAGGATATGAATAATAGCATAGACAATTTTAGAGAGGCTAATCTCAGAACTGGCAACTGCACTGTAGCCAACCAAAACTGCGTTAATAAAAGCAAGCTGCTGACTGATgtgtaaacaaaaaaaccccaactaaaTCCCCATTCACAGCTTGAAGACTTTAGTGACACAGTCACACTTTGTAGATGCTTTACTGATAGTCTTTGAATGCTTTATTTACCTCGTAAATGCATTGTTGCATTGCAAATTTTTGCTCAGCGATAAAGAAGCTTCCAGGATCCATGAAAGATaagattttgtttattttttaaaagcattttccacCTGGTAAATGGTAACCATTTGAACTAGTTTAGTTTAAAGCTGTATGATGATAGACCTAAACTTTTCCTCTCCcacctccttttatttttttgtttgatacAGTTAACTTAAACTAAGCAAGACAGTTTTTAGAGCTATAAAGCATATGCATGGATTCCAGTGAAAATATTCTGCAAAACTGCACAGTTGCAAGAAAGTGCATCAGATAATGAAAAAAGATTAGCAAAAACCTGCAGCAAGCATTTGCCATGGTTTTTATGAAGGAGCGCAAATCTTCCTTCTGCCCCCTGTGTGAAAGATTACATGCTTCCAATCTACCTTATTACAAACGTACTTAAGCCTGGTCTCTTTTGCTCTCCATAGAAGAACTattctaaaaggaaaataacaaacaaaactgaagacaAAACATCTGCAATGCTGCTAAGTTTTCTTACATGCAGATGATTTAAACatacttttccttttccctgtccAGAACTGGATACAAAACTTTAAGCCCCTCTGTTGCAAGATAGCACAATGGAGTTTAATAGAAGCATGTTTGAATTTGatactatttattttataatagcATGCTTGAAACGTTACCTCAGACAATAGCGGATAAGCTTTCGTTTGAACTGAATCTCCTAAAAATAGGTCCTttatctctcttttctttcatttttttctttgttttctttttatttttgatttgCATTCACCAGAAGTGCACTCCTTAATTTATTAAATCATTGACTAGTAATTTAAAGTACTGTATTTAAGTGCATATGTTAGTCAAATGGGAACAATAACTTTTGGAGATCAAAGCATGTTCAAATATTCAGCATTATGGCCTATTTGATTAACGTGTAACTTGAATTAATTAATGCATGAattcaataataataaaaataacaataactaataataaaaataaaaaaacacaacaaaaagaaaaaaaaaaaacaacccacaaacctGCTTGATAGACTGAAGGCCTAAATGAACTGATTAGAGAAACTTGATTGTTTTCCTGCACTGCTCAGGGAAACGTGTTGGCTTTTGTCCAGGCGTTGTCGGAAAGGAAGATATCCCATCCCTTAAAGGGAAAGCTATATGTAAAATTAAGAAGTCAAGTTATCTATAGCAACACCTAAAACCTAGTATCCTTTATAGTTGAAAGGTGCAGATGCATGCTTTTTGGTGCATTCTCAGAATGTAAACGAAACTGATTTATTATATGCATCCAAATTGCAGCAGCCAGTTTCTTTTGCAGTCATTAGTTGAGACTTTTTTGTATTCCCCTAAAACTCACCGAAGAGACTCAACAGATTGATATAAGTAGTTGCGCAGTGCCTTTATCTTACATCCCCTAAATTGCTGAAAGTGCCTCCAGGAACTGAGCTGGTCAGAGATAGCAAAGGAAAGGGTTAAAAGGCACCAGCACAAGGACAGGAGCgttctctgctgcctcctggcaCTGCACAGGACAGGATAGAGAAAGAGCAAGTGTGAGTGAGAGGGATGCAGAAGAAGGGGGCAGAGACCATCAGCGCCCATAGGGTaccttccttccccagccagTCTGATACTGCAGGGCTCAGCATTTGCTTCTGCCAAATAACTCATAGTTGTGTTTATGCAAGACCTCGAGTTCATCAAGGTTGTTTATAGAGACATTGCTGCCATCATTGTATCTGCCCTTCTTTTCCCTGAGATGGCTTTTTGGCAGTTTGTCCCAGCTGAGGACAGGCTGAAGGATGCAGGAAGAACTAGGGGTCAGCATGAGCTGCGGCATCGCCCAGTCAGGCAACCAGACTGCAGGgctgtgcttttctttcccttggaTTTCCTAGCAGGTAGGTGGGAGAGGCTTTCCAGTGCCCTCCCATACCTGCCTCTTCTATCCCCTTTCGTCAGTCCATCAGATCTTAAATCCCATCACAGCTCCTTTAAACCATATTCTTCTTTCTGGTCCCTAAACTTACTTTACTTCCCCCATCATCTGGTGAAGGAATCCACACTAGGAGAAGGTATCTGCTGCAATATGCCATCCTTGACTGCTAGGCTCTGGAAGATGATAACCTTTTATCTGAACTAATGTAGGCactaatctttattttttaaatggaaaaagttGAGGATCTTCATTCTGCACTTAGCATGTGGCCAACTACTGTTGAACACTTCTCCTTCCACATTGTACAGATCCTTTCTTCCCTGTCTTTCtgatatgtgtatatatgtgtataaataaatatatatgtgtggtTATGCGTGTGTGTCACACACACGTGCAGACATGCACATATATAAAATCAAGGCACTTAGAGTTAAAAAACAACCCTAACTCTGCAGTAACGCACAAGCTTGACCTGCCAGGTTTCCA
The sequence above is a segment of the Lathamus discolor isolate bLatDis1 chromosome 1, bLatDis1.hap1, whole genome shotgun sequence genome. Coding sequences within it:
- the KCNA1 gene encoding potassium voltage-gated channel subfamily A member 1; its protein translation is MTVMAGENMDETSALPGHPQDSYQPAAHDDHECCERVVINIAGLRFETQLKTLAQFPNTLLGNPKKRMRYFDPLRNEYFFDRNRPSFDAILYYYQSGGRLRRPVNVPLDMFSEEIKFYELGEEAMEKFREDEGFIKDEERPLPEGEYQRQVWLLFEYPESSGPARVIAIVSVMVILISIVIFCLETLPELKEDKEYTVHRTDNTTQVYKSNIFTDPFFVVETLCIIWFSFELVVRFFACPSKTEFFKNIMNFIDIVAIIPYFITLGTEMAEQEGTQKGEQATSLAILRVIRLVRVFRILKLSRHSKGLQILGQTLKASMRELGLLIFFLFIGVILFSSAVYFAEAEEPESHFSSIPDAFWWAVVSMTTVGYGDMYPVTIGGKIVGSLCAIAGVLTIALPVPVIVSNFNYFYHRETEGEEQAQLLHVSSPNLASDSDLSRRSSSTISKSEYMEIEEDMNNSIDNFREANLRTGNCTVANQNCVNKSKLLTDV